AACAACATATCATATCgcaattttttttttttttttttttttttttttttataggTTGGAANNNNNNNNNNNNNNNNNNNNNNNNNNNNNNNNNNNNNNNNNNNNNNNNNNNNNNNNNNNNNNNNNNNNNNNNNNNNNNNNNNNNNNNNNNNNNNNNNNNNNNNNNNNNNNNNNNNNNNNNNNNNNNNNNNNNNNNNNNNNNNNNNNNNNNNNNNNNNNNNNNNNNNNNNNNNNNNNNNNNNNNNNNNNNNNNNNNNNNNNNNNNNNNNNNNNNNNNNNNNNNNNNNNNNNNNNNNNNNNNNNNNNNNNNNNNNNNNNNNNNNNNNNNNNNNNNNNNNNNNNNNNNNNNNNNNNNNNNNNNNNNNNNNNNNNNNNNNNNNNNNNNNNNNNNNNNNNNNNNNNNNNNNNNNaaatattatatattcaacgcattaattaaatataatatatatatgtatatatacatatatatatatatatatatatatatatatatatatatatattttttattttttttttctttttatctTTCTCAAGTCCctaatattaaaatttaaaaaaaatgtattttttatttcaaaattttcattatgTTATTTACTAAATCATTTATCTTTGTTTTGGTTTTGGAGTACTTCCTTCTGtaaatttgttttttaattttcttcttaatgtttttatatatctacATCTTCCTGTTCCTGTTGTGTTTCTTCTTTTTGCTTTTACAGACCAGTTAAATCTTCTTTTCTTGGCACTTGGATATCCACAAGAAgcacatttttttttttgtaaatgGTAACTTCTCTTTCCACATCTTAAACATAAGAAATGTGTTTTTCCATTCCTCTTACCAAAAGAACCTGTACCTTTTCCGGCTTTACccatttttataaaattttatattaaattatatataaaattatatataaaattatatttaaaaatatatattattaaatatatatgataaaaaaaaaatatataatataaaataaataataatatataaaataattaattaataaacataaaatattcaacagttagataatatatattcttgacattaaaaattaattttcttttttttttgtttttttttccttaatatataattattataaatgtacaaaatattatttacatttttaaaaaaaaaaaaaaaaaacgaggaattattttatataatcattataaaatatatttatatgtataatataatctaagtttattaatttaaaaaatttttaaatttgttttttttttgtatacataaaatataatatatatatgtacaatataatatttatatataaaataatattacgaattgaagtaaaaatattttactttattttaaatatatatatgtatatatataaatataatatatataaataatcatgataatatttatgtatataataatatatttattacataagaataaaataaaggtaatattttattataaagaaatatattattattatatatataatacataattatattttattatattattatattatattataatatttttttttttttggatcGATTGgttaatataaaatatagtAAGCCTTTTCTACCTCAAGCCCTGTgctataaatatatatatataatatattataattaatattgaataaataatatatatataattataataattattttatacatatattattatatatataatatatatttaagtTCCTATATTCTTAATACATCAATGTTTTCATTATATgacaaaataatatacgcgcttcattatatatatatatatatatatatatatatatattatcatatattttatatgcgtatgttttattattaagcCTTGTTAATTTAAGgggtatatataataatatatattatatataaatagtaataatttatgcgcaaaattttaaatatgtaattatatatattataatacatacaatatatattgtatatatataaaatatatatattatatatttatggtATACTTTTTCCTCtcttaattttatatattcccGAATAAgctatttttatttatattgttaaaaaaataaaatattacattttttttaaagaaaaacacaaaaaatttaaattattctttttgaaaaatatacaattatttaatataaatatgttaataattattctttttttcttttttcttttttttcttttttttttataaaataaaaattctCCCCCTTTATCCCCCAAACGCCTTTTATTAAAAGGGgcaataaaaaaaaaatatatatatatatatatatataaatgtatatatatgtgagatttaattttgttcgtgttatattaaaataaaatataaataaattatgatgcctttatatttttaagtcacaatatatatacatatatatatatatatatatatataaactttattttatgaaatctacaaataaagaaatatatatatattatatatatatttaatattgtaatattataaaaaatatttttgtcatcttatacataaattttgtatacacaaaaaaaaaaaaagttaattaaaaaaaaaatattatacatatatatatatatatatatatatatatatatatatatatttatttatttatttacatgttatatatatatcattatgaAATTTCCTTTAGGTCTTTTTAAAACggtttaattttttttttttttttttgtcataataaaaaatgtatattcatttaataaaattttaaacattttcttggacaaattttttaaaaaagtaaCACCTctacatttatatttaatgaaaaaaaaaaaaaaaaaatcatgGTTATTctattcttttattttttcatcatataaaaatgtatgGTTACTATATTTCTCATTTTTCTAAATAAAAACATGATatctataaatattataaaaaggttatggttatattatatacatatatatatatatatatatatatacataaatccaaaataatattaattaatttttataatctccataatattgtatatttacatgttgacaataaaattatgtataaatatatttatgtcaagcattttttatgttttcttaaaaatggaaaaaaagtatttaaacataaatatgatgcacataacaaataatacattgttgtaata
The window above is part of the Plasmodium reichenowi strain SY57 chromosome 7, whole genome shotgun sequence genome. Proteins encoded here:
- a CDS encoding 60S ribosomal protein L37, putative encodes the protein MGKAGKGTGSFGKRNGKTHFLCLRCGKRSYHLQKKKCASCGYPSAKKRRFNWSVKAKRRNTTGTGRCRYIKTLRRKLKNKFTEGSTPKPKQR